DNA sequence from the Desulfovibrio sp. ZJ209 genome:
AAAAACAGCCTTGCTCCAGCCGTTGCGACGAAGGAAGCTACGGATGGAGACAGCAACTAGTTACCGCAACAGCCAGCCAACGATGCCACAGTCGCTATCCGTAAGGCTCGCAAGCTCGCCAACGGCTAGCGCTTAGGTTCCGGCTGCGTCAGAGAAAAATTTCCTCGGTCGAGTACTTAAGTACACTCCCTTCGGAAATTTTTATCTTCCTTGCTCCAGCCGTTGCGACGAAGGAAGCTACGGATGGAGACAGCAATTAGTTACCACCCCAGCCAGCCAACGCAACCGCTGTCGCTATCCGTAAGCCCGGCAAGCCGGGCAACGGCTAGCGCGCCGGAACCTAAAAATCTTATTTTTTAGGATTCTTCCGGCACCATCGCTGCTGTCGATGCCCGTAAGGCTCGCTTTGCTCGCCAACGGGCACGGCGCTTCGCGCCGCCATCCGGTCGCAGCACCCGTCTTCCGCTGCGCTCCAGACGGAATTAAGGTAGGCCCTTGGACACAGTTGGTGACAAACCCATCATGGGATGCCGCCGTGTCCATAACCATAGCGCGGGGAGACCTTGCGCGCAACTGCGGCGCACTCAGGCCGGGGCGCGCCCCTGCGCGAGCATGCGGGCGCCCCACACGGCCTGACCGAGCGCGAGGCCGCCGTCTCCCGGCGGCACCTGCGCGTGGCCCAGGGGCTTGAGGGCGCGGGCCGCGAGCTCTTCTCGCAATCGGCCCGAAAGGATGAGGTTCTGGAAGGAGCCGCCCGAGAGGCCCACCATGCGCGGGCCGAGCTTTTCCGCCGCCCGGGCGGCCATGTCGGCGAAGCCCCTGGCAAGGCTCGCGTGGAAGCGGGCCGCGATTTCGCCCGCATCCATGCCGCCTTCCCGTGCGCCAAGCACCCCGGCGAACAGGGCCGCGCTGTCCAGCGTAAGCAGGCCGTCCTCCCCCTCCCTAAGGGGCACGCTCCACGGCGCAGGCAGCTCGCCCCCGTGGGCGGCGAGCCACGCCCGGGCCGCGCTCTCCAGCCGGATGGCCGCCTGCCCCTCGTAGGTGATGGCGAGGCCGAGGCCCAGCGCCGCGGCCACGGCGTCAAACAGGCGCCCGCAACTGGAGGTGGCGGGGGAATTGAGCCCCCGGTCGAGCAGGGCATCCACGGCGGCGAGAGCACGCGGGGACGGAGGCTCTTCACCTTTCGGCGCCGCTTCGGGGCGCCAGTCCATGCCCGAAAGCCACGCAAGCCCCCGGGCGATGCGCCACGGCTCGCGGATGGCGGCCTCGCCGCCGGGGAGCGCGAAGGGCGAGAGCCGGCCGAGCCTTCGCCATTCCGGCGCGCCGAGATCCATAAGGAGGAGCTCTCCGCCCCAGATGGTGCCGTCCGTGCCGAGGCCGGTGCCGTCAAGGCAGAGCGCCAGCGCCGGCTGCGTCACGCCGTGCTCGGCGAGGATGGCGGCCGCGTGCGCCGCATGGTGCTGGAGGCGATAGAGTGGCAGGACCTCGCGCCGGGCACGCTCCTCGGCGCGGCGGCTGGAGGGGAAGTCCGGGTGCAGGTCACAGACGAGCGCCTCGGGCCGCACTTCCAGCAGTTCCTCGAGGCGCCGGGCGGCCTCGTCATAAAAGCCGAGCGTGGCCGGGCTTTCGAGGTCGCCGATATGCTGGCCCATGAAGGCCTCGTGCCCGCGCGTGAGGCAAAACGCGGCCTTGAGCCCGGCGCCCGCCCCGAACACGCAGGGGGCCGCCTGCCCCTTGGGGCCGGGAAACTCCGGCAAGGGCACCGGACGGGGCACATAGCCCCGGGCTCGCCGCACGGGGAGCGGCGCGGCGGCCGCCTCCTCGGGCACCATGACCACGCTGTCGTCCACGCGCACGAGGATGTCGCGGTCATGGAGCAGCCAGCCGTCCGCCATGTCCGCAAGGCGCGCCAGCGCCTCGCGGTTGCCGAGGCACAGGGGCTCCCCGTGCGGGTTGCCCGAGGTGGCCACGAGCAGCGGCGCGGCGCCCCCGTGCTCGGCGAGCCAGTCGCAGAGCGCGGCGTGAAGCGGCGTATACGGCAGCATGAGGCCCACGGTGGCGGAATCCGGCGCGATGGCGGCGGGGAGGGCCGAACTGTCCTCCCGGCGCGGGCAGATGACGATGGGCTTTTCCGTGCCCGTGAGCAGGCGCTCGGCCGCCGGGCCGATTCGGCAGGCTTCGCGGGCCGCGGCGAGGTCGTGCGCCAGCACGGCGAGCGCCTTGTGCGGCCGCAATTTGCGGCGCCGCAAGGTGGCCACGGTCTTTTCGTTGCGCGCGTCGCACAGGAGCTGGAAGCCGCCGAGGCCTTTGAGGGCGAGGATACCGCCGTCAAGCAGCAACCGCCCGGCGCGGGCCAGCGCGTGGGCCTGGTTTTCCGGCGTGGGGCCGGTGGCTTCCGGGCCGCGGCCGGCCTGCGCCGCATCCACGAACCAGAGGCGCGGGCCGCATTCCGGGCAGGCGATGGGCTGGGCGTGGAAACGCCTGTCCGCCGGGTTTTCGTATTCCTCGGCGCAGGCCGGGCAAAGCGGAAAGCAGGCCATGCTCGTCACGGCACGGTCATAGGGGATGGACTGGGTGATGGTGAAGCGCGGCCCGCAATTGGTGCAATTGGTGAAGGCATAGCCGAAGCGGCGGTCGGAGGGGTCGCGCATTTCGGCGAGGCAGTCCTCGCAAATGGCCACGTCCGGGCTCACGAGCACGGTATGGCTGGGGGCGCCCTCACTTTCGAGGATGCGGAATTCCGCCTCGCCGGCCACGGGCGCGAGCTCCGCCTCGGTGACGCCGGTGAGGCGCGCCAAGGGCGGCAATTCTTCGCGCAGGCGCCGGCCGAAGGCCGCCACGGCGGAGGGCTCCCCCTGCACCTCGATGCGCACGCCGTCGGCCGTGTTGCGCACCGAGCCGGTGAGGGCGCCCTCGGTGGCGAGGCGCCAGACAAAGGGCCGGAAGCCCACGCCCTGCACCTGGCCGGAGGCGGTGAAAGCCCTGCGCGCGGGCGCCTTGGGGGGGTCTTGCTGTGCCATGCGGCGAGAATAGCGCAAAAGAGGCCGCGGCGCCACGCCCGGCACCCCGATTGACAGGCGCCCTTCGAGCGGCTAAAGGTGATGCCAAGCCGGGCGGCGGCAGCCCCCGCCAACCCCGTCAGGTCCGAAAGGAAGCAGCGGCAACGGGGGCTGCCGGGTGCCCGGCCCACAGACGGCGCGAAGTGCGGATGTGCTTCGCGCCGTCCGCGTCTGGCGGCAAACCCATCTACTCCAGCACGTTCACCGGCACGCCGGGAGCGAGCCGCACCTGGCCGTCCACCACCACGCGGTCGCCCTTTTGAAGGCCCTGCACCACGGTGGCGCCCTCGTGCTCGAAAAGCGGCGTCACCGGCCGGTAGACGGCGCGGCCCTCGCCATCCACCAGATACACATAGCGCTCGTCGCGGCCGGCCTGCACGGCGCGGGAGGGCACCACCAGCGCGTGTTCGGCCACGCCGAGCGGGAGCGCCACCTGCACGAACTGGCCCGGCCAGAGCCGGCGCCCGGGATTGTCGAAGGCCGCGCGCAGGCGGATGGTGCCGGTGCGCGTGTCCACGGTATTGTCCACGAGGGTGAGGCGCCCGGTCTCCGCGGCGCCGCCCGTGGGCGTGGCCGTGACCGCCACGTCGCCCTGCGCCATGCGCTCGAGAATGACCGGGAGCTGCGCCTCGGGCACGGAAAAGGTCACATAGATGGGCGAGAGCGTGTCTATGGTCACGATGGGTGTCGCGTCCGTGCTCTTGACCATGTTGCCCTTGTCCACGTTGAGCGCGCTCACGCGGCCGCCGATGGGCGCGGTGACGGTACAATACGCGAGCTCCAGCGCCGCGCTCTCCACGGCGGCGCGGTCCGCCTGGACGGTGGCGCGCAGCGCGGCGGCGTCCGTGGCCGTCTGCTCGTAGGCCTCGCGGCTCACATAGCCGCCGCCCACGAGCTTGCCGTAACGGCGCCTGTCATCATTGGCCTTGGCAAGCTGCGCCTCGCTCTTGGCGAGCACGGCCTTCTTTTCGCGCAGGGCGGCCTCGAAGGGGCGCGGGTCGATGACCACGAGCGGCTGCCCTGCCTCCACCTCCTGTCCCTCGGTGAAGCGCACGTCCAAAAGCTCGCCGGTGACGCGCGGGGTCACGCCCACCGTGGCCGAGGCGCGCACATTGCCCACTGCCGAGAGCACGCGCGGCACGTCGGCCTCGGTCACGAGGCGTACATGCACCGGGGCCGGGGGCGGCCCCTTGGCCGCGTCGCCGCCGCCGGAACAGGCGGCGCCCCCGAGGCTGAGGGCCGCGAGGCACAGGCCCGCAAGGCAAAGGGCCGGGGCACGCCGGAGCAGGATCTTCATGTGCGCCTCCTTAAAAGATACTCCCAAGAATGTACCATGCACCGGCCAGCGTCAAGAACACATTGACTTCGCAAGGCTTTTAGGCATACTGGCAAATTCGGTGGGCACGGGGCTGGCGAAAGCCGGGCCCCGCAAGCGGGCGCCGGCCACAAGGCGGCAGCCACGAGGGGGGATCTGTTGGCAAAGAATCACGCCTTGCAGCGGTGGGGGGTGGAGGATTCCGTCGAGCTTTACGGCATCCGCACCTGGGGCGCGGGCTTTTTTGACGTGTCGGAAAACGGCGAGGTGGTCGTGTGCCCGCACGGCGCGCAGGGCCCGCAGATCCCGCTCATGGAGATCATCGCAGGGCTCCACGAGCGCGGCTACGACATGCCCGTGCTGCTGCGCGTGGAGAATATCCTGAGCTCCCGCATCGCCCACATCCACGAGTCCTTCCGCAAGGCCATCCGCGCGCTCGGCTACAAGGGCGATTACCGCGGCGTCTTCCCCATCAAGGTCAACCAGCAGCAGCAGGTGGTGGACCAGATCGCCCAGTTCGGCAGCCGCTTCCACCACGGCCTCGAGGCCGGCTCCAAGGCCGAGCTCATCGCGGCCGTGGCCCTCATGCGCGACCGCGAGGCCTGCATCATCTGCAACGGCTACAAAGACGAGGAATTCATCGACCTGGCCCTCCAGGCGCAGCGCTTAGGCTATAATATCTTCATCGTGCTCGAAATGCCCGGCGAGCTCGAGGTGGTGCTCGAGCGCGCGGCCGCGCTCGGCATCCGCCCGAACGTGGGCGTGCGCTCCAAGCTCTCGGTGAAGGCCGGGGGGCACTGGACGGACTCGGGCGGCGAGCGCTCCACCTTCGGGCTCTCGCCCTCGCAGATCGTGGACGTGGTGGACACGCTCAAAAGCCGCGACATGCTCGACTGCTTCCGCCTGCTGCACTACCATCTGGGCTCGCAGATCTCCAATATCCGCGACATCCGCACCGGCGTCATGGAGGCCACGCGCCTTTACGCGGGCCTCGTGGAGGAAGGCGCGCCCATGGGCTACCTCGACCTCGGCGGCGGCCTCGCCGTGGACTATGACGGCTCGCACACCAACTACGTTTTTTCGCGCAACTACAATCTCGACGAATACTGCGCCGACGTGGTCGAGACCATCATGAGCATCCTCGACGAAAAGGGCATCCCGCACCCGCACATCATCACCGAGTCCGGCCGGGCCACCGTGGCCTACTGCTCCGTGCTGCTCTTCAACATCCTCGACGTGAACGTGGTGGAGGAGGCGCGCCTGCCCGAGACCCTGCCCGAAGACGCGCCCGAGGCCGTGCGCAACCTGCAGGAGACGCTGGCGAACATCAGCCTGCGCAACCTGCAGGAAAGCTACAACGACGCCGTCTATTACCGCGACGAGGTGCGCCGCCTCTTCTCCACCGGCGGCGTGAGCCTGAGGCAGCGCACGCTCGGCGAGCGCTTTTTCTGGGCCATCCTCATGCGCATCGCCAAGGAAAAGCGCAAGCTCAAGAACGTGCCGCGCGACCTCGAGGACATCGACGTCAACCTCGCCGACATCTATTACGGCAATTTCAGCGTGTTCCAGTCCCTGCCGGACTCCTGGGCCATCGACCAGCTCTTCCCCATCATGCCAGTGCACCGGCTCGGCGAATTCCCGTCCCGGCAGGGCATCATCTCGGACATCACCTGCGATTCGGACGGCCGCATCGACCACTTCATCGACCCGCAGGGCATGAAGCCCATGCTCGACCTGCACCCCTTCCGCGAGGGCGAGGAATACTATCTCGGCGTCTTCCTCGTGGGCGCCTACCAGGAGACCCTGGGCGACCTGCACAACCTCATGGGCGACACAAACGTGGTCTCCATCCGCGCCGCCGACGACGGCAGCTATGAATATGTGCGCGAGATCCGGGGCGATTCCGTGTCCGACGTTTTGAGCTATGCGGAGTACGAGCCGCGCCGCATCCTCGAGAACCTGCGCAGCGCCGCCGAGCACGCCGTGCGCGAGGGCCGCATCTCGCCGAGCGAGCGCTTCGCGGTCATGCAGGCCTTTGAGGACGGCCTGCGCGGCTATACCTATTTTGAACGCTGAGGAGGCCGGCCCCGCTTCCTGAGGCCCGTCCCCGGCGGCGGCCCGCAAGGCCGCATGGGGTGAATATGGAACTGAACGACACTGCAAAGCGCACCCCCGCGGCACCGCCTCCGGGCGCCCCTGCCGAAGGCCCGCTGGCGCCGCTCCCCGGGCCGTCCGAGGCGCTGCCCGAACCAGAGCCGGGCGCGGGCGGTCGCAAGCTCTGGCTGGTGGCGGCGCTGGCCGTGCTTTTGCTGGCGCTGGCCGCCTGGTGGTTCAGCCGCGACGACGACACGCGCGCCCACCTGCGGGAAAAGGCCGCCAGCTATGTGGACGGCATCACCGAGGGCACGCCCCTCGCTGGCGTGGGCAATATCCTGCGCACGGCGCCGCCCCCGCCTCCGGCATCGGTGCTCAACCCGCCCACCGAGCCCGGCACGTTGGCCGGCCGCAATGTGCAGGGCACGGTGGCCGCGCCCGTGGATACGGGCGTTCCGGCCGGATCCGGGGGCGCTGCCGGGGCCGGCGGAGCGGCCGGGGCAGCCGGGGTAGGCACGCCCGGCGCGCCCGGTGAAGGGACGGCCGCCGGCGCCGAGGGGACGCTCCCAGGCTATGTGCCGCCGGTGACGGAAGACAGCCGCGTGCGCTCCAATTTTGTGGCCGAGCTCGCCAACTGGCTCGCGTCGCGCTACAAGCCCGGGCCGCGCGGGGGCACGCTCTCCGTCACGGTGCAGGCCCTCAACCAGCGCTGCGGCGTGGCGCAGGCCGGCATGGTGGCCGGCGGGCGCGCGGGGCTTTTGCGCTATGCCTTCCACCCGAGCATGATCCATGGGCTCTACAACCTCTATATCGGCCGTTTCCTGCAGGCCCTCGACGACGCCGCCCAGCGGCGCGGCCTCAACGAGGCCCAGAACCGCCAGTTCCATCTCGCGCTGGCCGGGCGCGCCGTCATCCTCGCCGGGGCGCTGGAGGGCGTGGCCGGCGTCACGGACATGAAAGAGCGGCTCGCCCATGTGGAGCGGCTCGCGCAGAACGCCGTGGACATCAATGCCCAGATGGCCCAGGCCGTCTTCGAGCTGGACGAGAAGCGCGCGGCCAACGCCGCGCGGCAGGAGCTCGCCGCCGGGCAGCTGCGCGTGGACGGCCTCGCCGCCCGCTACCGCCGCGCCCTGGACGAGCAGGCGGCGGCGCAGCGCGCCCTGTTGGCGGCCATCCGCAAGGGCGGCGGGCAGGGCATGGATGACGATTCGCTGCTCTTCGTGGCCCACTGGGTGGAGCGCCGCCTCGCGGGCGACCCCGGGGCTCTTGCCTCGGTGCGCGCCGCGGCCGGCGTGCTGCGCGACCTCGGGCGCCGCTGCGCCGAGATCGGCGCGGGCGCGGCGCCGGCGCGCCCGTGACGCCCCCCTGCGCCCTCTTTGTGGGCGGCGTGCGCAGCGGCAAGAGCGGCCTCGCCCAAAAGTGGGCCGAGGCGCGGGCGCCCCGCCGGCTCTATGTGGCAACAGGTGAGCCCGCTGACGCGGAAATGGCCGAGCGCGTGCGCCAGCACAGGGCAGCCCGCGGGCCGGAATGGGCCTGCCTTGAGGAGCCGCTGGACGTGCCCGCCGCGCTGGACGCCCTGTGGGCCGGGAAAAGCGCCAGTGCCGAGGCCGGCAGCCCGGGCGTGGTGCTCCTTGACTGCGTGAGCATGTGGCTCGCCAACCTGCTCGGCGCGGGCCTCGACGACGCCGCCGTGCTGGGCCGGGTGGACGGCCTCGCGGCGAGCCTTTCGCGGCGCACGCTGCCCGTGGCCGTGGTCACGGCCGAGGCCGGCCTCGGGCTTGTGCCGCCCTCGCCGCTTCCGCGTCGTTTCCTCGACCTGCTCGGCCTCGCCAACCAACGGCTCGCGCGCGTAGCCTTGCCCGTCATCTTCGTCACCTGCGGCCTGCCGCTGCCTTTGCGCGGCACAATGCCGCGGGAACTGGAGTCGCGCCCATGAAGCCTGCCTTCGCCCCGCTCCTGCTCGCCCTTTTGCTCGCCTTCCTGCATGTCTCCGGCGCGTCTGCCGCATCCGTGGAGGACAGCGGGGCGCCGGCCCGCTGCCTCGCCGAGACGGCCAGGGCCATCGACAGCGCCGATGTGGCCGCTTTCGAGCGGCAGGTGGATGTGGACGCCATCCTCGAAGAGGCCATGGGCCTTCTCATGCACATCATGGCGCAGCCGGAGACGGCCGGCGGCATGCCGCCCCTCTTGGCCCTCGTCTTCTCGCAGGCCGCTGGCGACGGCGGCGCGGCCGTGCGCAGCCTGCTCAAGAACGAGGCGCGGGCCTTTATCCTCAATGGCGTGGCCTCGGGCGCCTTTGCCGGGCGCAAGCCCACGGGCAACGCCGCGAGCGGCCTTCTGGCGCCGCTCTTCGCCGACGCCTCGCTGGGCAGGAAGGAGATCCGGGAGACGGGCGCGGCCGTCCCGGACGGCGAGGGCTGGATCATGCCCTTTGTGGTCCATGACGCGGGCAACGGCCAGGACTATGCCGTGACCGGCCGCTTCAGCCCCACGGAAAACGGCTGCCGCCTCACGTCGGTGGAAAATCTCGGCGAGCTCTTCGAGCGCATCCGCCGGGAAGGCATGGCGCAGTAAAGCCCCCTCACGCCGCCCGGCGCCGGGCCTCGCGGTCGGCGCGCAGCACCCGCGCACGGTCGATGATCATGAAGAGGCCGCAGCAGGCCACGCTCACGGCGCCCGCCGTGAACACCCCCTGGTAGCCGAAACCCGCCTGCATCACGAGGCCGCCGATGACGGGCGCCAGCATGCCGCTGGCGTCGAAGGTGGCCATCATCACGTTGGAATTCACCGAGCGCATCTCCGGGGTGGAGCGGTCATAGACCGCCGCCGCCAAGAGCGGATAGAGCAGGCCGAGGCTCAGCCCGTAGACGCAGGCGAGCGGCAGGAAGCTCCACTGCGGCCCCCAGGCGAGCCCGAGCACGCAGAGCGAGAGCACGGCCGCGCAGAGCGTGGTCACGCGGTAGCGCGGCAGCGTGTCCATGTGGTGGCTGCCGAAAAGGCGCACGAGGATGATGGTGACGGTGTAGGTGCTGAAAAACCACGCCGGATGCGCCCCGGTGACGCCGCACAGGCCCTTCATGAAAAAGATGGCGATGACCGTGGTGATGCTGAAGGCGAGGCAGGAGAGGTTGACGAAGGCGAGGCCCGAATGGGTGATGGCGTGCCACAGCTCCTGGCGCGACATGCCGCTTTGGGGCGCCACCTCGGGCGTGCGCAGGCGCTTGGCCAGAAGGCCGATCATGACGAAGGACGGGATGCCGAGCACGGTGGTGGCGGCGAAGAGGCGCGCCTCGCCGCCGAGCAGCGGGATAAGGCTCTCCGACACGGCCGGGATGATGGAGTACGGCAAGAGCATGGTCAGGGAAAAGAGGGCGAAGCCGCGCGCGCTCTGCCCGGGCGGGATGCAGTCCACAAGCACGGCCACGGTGCAGCAGGAAAACACGGCGAGCGCTATGCCCTGCACGAGGCGCAGGGCGAGGATGATCGCCACGGCGTCGTGCGGCGTCACATAGGGGTAGACGAGCATGGCGAGGCTCATGACGACGAGCGAGACCACCATGGCCCCGAGCTTGCTTCGCTTGAGCATGAAGACGCTGGTGAGCGGCCGGAAAATGAGGATCATGGCGAAGAGCGCGGAGAGCAGAATGCCCCGCCACTGCGGCGCGATGCCGAGACCCTGCATCCACTGCTCGAAGCAGTAGTAGACAGCGATGAAGCTGTTGCTGCACATGGCCATGAGGAAGAGCAGGATAAAGTCGCGGGAGAGCAGCTTTTGCGGCACGTGGCCGGGCTTGTCCCAGCGCTTGGGGGCTTTTTGCGGGCCGATGAAGCGGGCCGGGCCGAAGATGGCGAGCAGGGAGCGGTGCATGGCATGACTCCGGGCGGCTGCGGGAGGGCCGCCGCCTTGCATGGAGGCTTTGGCAGGCTTTTCGTTGTTGCTGTATCTGTGCTTCCTGTGTAATGCCGAAATCATCCGTCAAAAACAGCCTTTTAGGTTCCGGCGGCGTCAGAAAAAAATTTCCTCGGTTGAGTACTTGAGTACACTCCCTTCGGAAATTATTTTTCTTCCTTGCCGGAACCTAAAAATCTTATTTTTTAGGATCCTTCCGGCACGAGCATCCGTCTTCCGCTTCGCTCCAGACGGAATGAAGGAAAAGTTGTCCACGGCAGCGGAGCACCAGGCCTTAGTGGTATTCCCCGTTGAGAAAGTTGGCGGCGAAGGTCTGGACGGCGGCCTCGCTGACCATGAGCATGTCCATCTGGCGCGTCATGATGAGCAGGCGCCCCAGCTGGTCGAGGCGGGAGCAGATCTCGAGCTTCGGGTATTTCTGGAAGCGCGCGCGCACCCTATCATGGAGCACGTCGATGGTAAAGCCGAGCTCGCTCAGGATAAGGCCGATGCAGCGCGCCCGCCGCCCGCGCTGCACGTCGCCGGCGGCGCCGCCCGCGAACTCGAAGCGGATATAGTTCTTGTTCACCGTGTCTCCGCACCAGCTGTCAAGAATGGCGTAGTGGTAGCCCACCCGCGAGGAGAAATTGAGGTAGCGGTCGGACACGATGGCGTAGCTCCTGTCGCCGAAGCGCTGCCCGCCCTGGAGGTTGCCGCCGATCATGCTCTGCCCCATGACCGAGAGGAAGCCGCGCATGTTCACCGGCCTGGGCCCCCGCGCCTGCACGGCCGGGTTCAGCATGCCGGCGAGCAGGTGCTTGAAGGGCACGCTGGTCACGTCTTCCGGCGTCACTTCGGGCCGGTGCGGCGGCTTGAGGCCCCCGCCGAGGTCGATGACGTAGAGGTCAAGCGGCACCGCGCACACGAGGCGGCTGGCCGCGCCCGCGCCGCCGCTTTCCGAAAGGCTGTCGGAAAGGAGGAACATCTCCGCGTAGCTCTTCTCGTGGGCGTAGCGCATGATGTCGTGCAGCGAGGTGCAGTTGGCCGGCGCGAAGAGCTCGGACTGCGGGTCGATGAGGTGCAGCGGCAGGATATAGGGCGCCACGCGCCGGAGCAGCACCTGCGCCGGGTTGTCGGCCTGGGGCGGCTGGCGGCGGCGCAGGCTCAAGGCCAGAAGCTCGGGCACCTCGCCCGCGAACACGCGGCCGAGCAGCGCGTCCACCGTGACCACCTCGCCGTCCGACAGCAGGCTCACGGCGCCGGGCACGTTCATGAGCGCGGGCACGCCGAACTCCCGGCAGAGGGAGGCGAGATGCCCGGTGAGGCTGCCCGTCTCGGCCACCAAGGCGGCCGCGCGCCGGAGCGCGGTCATCACATTGGGCGAGGAATGCTCGATGACCATCACCGCGCCCTCGGGGAAGTGCGTCAGGTCCTCGTTGGGATGGGCGTGCATCACCGGGCCGCAGCCCACGCCCCGGGCCGCGATGTCCGCCCCGAAGAGCAGGGGCCGCAAATGCCCCAGCGCGGGCAGGGTGCATTCCTCCGAGGCGCTGTCCGGGCTCGCGCAGTCAAGGCCCATGGGCCGCGCCTGGAGGAGCACGATGCGGTCGTCCTGGTCCACGGCCCATTCCATGTCCTGCGGATACTGGTAGTGGCGCTCGAGCGTGAGGGCCATGGCCGCGATGTCCGCGGCCTGCGCGTCGCTCAGGGAGGGCATGTCGCGCATGTCCTCGGGCACTTCCGTGAGCACGCATTCCGCATGCTCCCCGTGGCGCCGGAGCACCATCTCCATCTCCTTGTGCGCGATGACGCATTGCGTCACCTTGCCCGTGGCGCGCGAGACGAGCCACTGGTCCGGCGTGCCCGTGCCGTCGGCCACCATCTCCCCGAGGCCCCAGAGGCCGTTGATGAGCACGCAGTTGGAGCGCAGATCGACAGGATGGCGCGAAAAGGCCACGCCGGCCGCCCGCGCGTCCACCATCTGTACGCAGCACAGGCCCATCCCGGTGGCGTCGAGCGCGTAGCCGTGCGCCGCCCTGTAGGTGAGGGCGCGCTCGGAAAACAGGCTCGCGATGACGGTCTTCATGGCCGTGAGCAGCTCCGGCCGCATGACGCCGAGCACGCTGTGGTACTGCCCGGCGAAGGACTGCACGCCGTCCTCGGCCACCGCGCTGGAGCGCAGGGCCGCCACCGCCTTGTCGCGGTCGTCGCCGAAGGCGTCGTCCCACGCGGCATACATGGCGCGGGCGAGGTCGTCGGGCACGGGCGCGGCCATGATGAAGCGCTCGGCCTCGCGCGCGGCTTTGCGGATGGTGGAGGGCTTTTCCACATCCACCCGCCGCAAGGCCTCGTAGATGCGGCCGAAAAGGTCGCCGTTGCGCAAAAGGAAGATGGTCGCCGCCTTGATGGTCACGGCAAAGCCGCGCGGCACCGGCAGCCCGAGCATGTTCTTGAGCTCGCCGAGGTTGGCGTTCTTGCCGCCCACGATATAGGCCATGCTCGCGTCCACCTCGGAGAGGGGCACGGTGACGGTGCGCAGGTCGCCGCGGGTGTGGCTGCGCAACTCGCGCTCGATGCGGCCGCCGAGCGCCTTGGCCGCGCCCACGAGCTCGGTATGGCGGTTGCCGGACATGCCGTTGAGGCTCTCGGCCATG
Encoded proteins:
- a CDS encoding MFS transporter — encoded protein: MHRSLLAIFGPARFIGPQKAPKRWDKPGHVPQKLLSRDFILLFLMAMCSNSFIAVYYCFEQWMQGLGIAPQWRGILLSALFAMILIFRPLTSVFMLKRSKLGAMVVSLVVMSLAMLVYPYVTPHDAVAIILALRLVQGIALAVFSCCTVAVLVDCIPPGQSARGFALFSLTMLLPYSIIPAVSESLIPLLGGEARLFAATTVLGIPSFVMIGLLAKRLRTPEVAPQSGMSRQELWHAITHSGLAFVNLSCLAFSITTVIAIFFMKGLCGVTGAHPAWFFSTYTVTIILVRLFGSHHMDTLPRYRVTTLCAAVLSLCVLGLAWGPQWSFLPLACVYGLSLGLLYPLLAAAVYDRSTPEMRSVNSNVMMATFDASGMLAPVIGGLVMQAGFGYQGVFTAGAVSVACCGLFMIIDRARVLRADREARRRAA
- a CDS encoding efflux RND transporter periplasmic adaptor subunit, which gives rise to MKILLRRAPALCLAGLCLAALSLGGAACSGGGDAAKGPPPAPVHVRLVTEADVPRVLSAVGNVRASATVGVTPRVTGELLDVRFTEGQEVEAGQPLVVIDPRPFEAALREKKAVLAKSEAQLAKANDDRRRYGKLVGGGYVSREAYEQTATDAAALRATVQADRAAVESAALELAYCTVTAPIGGRVSALNVDKGNMVKSTDATPIVTIDTLSPIYVTFSVPEAQLPVILERMAQGDVAVTATPTGGAAETGRLTLVDNTVDTRTGTIRLRAAFDNPGRRLWPGQFVQVALPLGVAEHALVVPSRAVQAGRDERYVYLVDGEGRAVYRPVTPLFEHEGATVVQGLQKGDRVVVDGQVRLAPGVPVNVLE
- the speA gene encoding biosynthetic arginine decarboxylase, coding for MAKNHALQRWGVEDSVELYGIRTWGAGFFDVSENGEVVVCPHGAQGPQIPLMEIIAGLHERGYDMPVLLRVENILSSRIAHIHESFRKAIRALGYKGDYRGVFPIKVNQQQQVVDQIAQFGSRFHHGLEAGSKAELIAAVALMRDREACIICNGYKDEEFIDLALQAQRLGYNIFIVLEMPGELEVVLERAAALGIRPNVGVRSKLSVKAGGHWTDSGGERSTFGLSPSQIVDVVDTLKSRDMLDCFRLLHYHLGSQISNIRDIRTGVMEATRLYAGLVEEGAPMGYLDLGGGLAVDYDGSHTNYVFSRNYNLDEYCADVVETIMSILDEKGIPHPHIITESGRATVAYCSVLLFNILDVNVVEEARLPETLPEDAPEAVRNLQETLANISLRNLQESYNDAVYYRDEVRRLFSTGGVSLRQRTLGERFFWAILMRIAKEKRKLKNVPRDLEDIDVNLADIYYGNFSVFQSLPDSWAIDQLFPIMPVHRLGEFPSRQGIISDITCDSDGRIDHFIDPQGMKPMLDLHPFREGEEYYLGVFLVGAYQETLGDLHNLMGDTNVVSIRAADDGSYEYVREIRGDSVSDVLSYAEYEPRRILENLRSAAEHAVREGRISPSERFAVMQAFEDGLRGYTYFER
- the hypF gene encoding carbamoyltransferase HypF, whose amino-acid sequence is MAQQDPPKAPARRAFTASGQVQGVGFRPFVWRLATEGALTGSVRNTADGVRIEVQGEPSAVAAFGRRLREELPPLARLTGVTEAELAPVAGEAEFRILESEGAPSHTVLVSPDVAICEDCLAEMRDPSDRRFGYAFTNCTNCGPRFTITQSIPYDRAVTSMACFPLCPACAEEYENPADRRFHAQPIACPECGPRLWFVDAAQAGRGPEATGPTPENQAHALARAGRLLLDGGILALKGLGGFQLLCDARNEKTVATLRRRKLRPHKALAVLAHDLAAAREACRIGPAAERLLTGTEKPIVICPRREDSSALPAAIAPDSATVGLMLPYTPLHAALCDWLAEHGGAAPLLVATSGNPHGEPLCLGNREALARLADMADGWLLHDRDILVRVDDSVVMVPEEAAAAPLPVRRARGYVPRPVPLPEFPGPKGQAAPCVFGAGAGLKAAFCLTRGHEAFMGQHIGDLESPATLGFYDEAARRLEELLEVRPEALVCDLHPDFPSSRRAEERARREVLPLYRLQHHAAHAAAILAEHGVTQPALALCLDGTGLGTDGTIWGGELLLMDLGAPEWRRLGRLSPFALPGGEAAIREPWRIARGLAWLSGMDWRPEAAPKGEEPPSPRALAAVDALLDRGLNSPATSSCGRLFDAVAAALGLGLAITYEGQAAIRLESAARAWLAAHGGELPAPWSVPLREGEDGLLTLDSAALFAGVLGAREGGMDAGEIAARFHASLARGFADMAARAAEKLGPRMVGLSGGSFQNLILSGRLREELAARALKPLGHAQVPPGDGGLALGQAVWGARMLAQGRAPA
- a CDS encoding bifunctional adenosylcobinamide kinase/adenosylcobinamide-phosphate guanylyltransferase, giving the protein MTPPCALFVGGVRSGKSGLAQKWAEARAPRRLYVATGEPADAEMAERVRQHRAARGPEWACLEEPLDVPAALDALWAGKSASAEAGSPGVVLLDCVSMWLANLLGAGLDDAAVLGRVDGLAASLSRRTLPVAVVTAEAGLGLVPPSPLPRRFLDLLGLANQRLARVALPVIFVTCGLPLPLRGTMPRELESRP